A genomic region of Deltaproteobacteria bacterium contains the following coding sequences:
- the rplU gene encoding 50S ribosomal protein L21 — protein sequence MYAVVRSGGKQIRVAPGEAVWVERLPGAVGEQVTLDEVLLLGGEGEPRVGAPHVAGARVVATIVGSGRGEKLTIFKYKRRKRYRRKQGHRQGYTQIRVERIEG from the coding sequence ATGTACGCGGTCGTTCGCAGCGGCGGCAAGCAGATCCGGGTCGCGCCCGGCGAGGCGGTCTGGGTGGAGCGGCTGCCCGGCGCGGTCGGCGAGCAGGTGACCCTCGACGAGGTGCTCCTGCTCGGCGGCGAGGGCGAGCCGCGCGTCGGCGCGCCGCACGTGGCCGGCGCGCGCGTGGTCGCGACGATCGTGGGCTCCGGGCGCGGCGAGAAGCTCACGATCTTCAAGTACAAGCGCCGCAAGCGCTACCGCCGCAAGCAGGGGCATCGCCAGGGCTACACGCAGATCCGCGTCGAGCGGATCGAAGGCTGA
- the rpmA gene encoding 50S ribosomal protein L27 codes for MAHKKGQGSSRNGRDSNGQRRGVKRYAGQQVNAGTILVRQVGTRIHPGRNVGMGRDYTLFALVDGVVHYGPSKGRVTARVEPAA; via the coding sequence ATGGCTCACAAGAAGGGACAGGGCAGCTCCCGCAACGGGCGCGACAGCAACGGCCAGCGCCGCGGCGTCAAGCGCTATGCCGGCCAGCAGGTGAACGCCGGCACGATCCTGGTCCGCCAGGTCGGCACGCGGATCCACCCCGGGCGCAACGTGGGCATGGGCCGCGACTACACGCTCTTCGCGCTGGTCGACGGCGTCGTGCACTACGGTCCCTCCAAGGGCCGCGTGACCGCGCGCGTCGAGCCGGCGGCCTAG